One window of Tolypothrix sp. PCC 7712 genomic DNA carries:
- a CDS encoding tyrosine-type recombinase/integrase yields the protein MTPVVAVKPRGKQLSKLAPVNAQRRLIQLWLHDKPVSTQKCYLRYAAQFTAFLAGVSKAICHTTFEDLVEFSEYLHNRGLAAPTITTYMAAVKSLLSFAYKTGYIKQNPGAAIKLKKIDQRLHEKVLTLTDIALMIRLTERAKYRYQAQQIRDLLILKLLYVAGLRVSELVGLRWRDFTVRDLTGQITVVGKGNKSRHVLLPEYLWQELMDYRGDEPKDSYVFKSRKGKGIKPLQRQNVDPIIKDAAERAGLTDKVSCHWLRHSHATHNAERGTPVPLIQQTMGHADIATTSGYIHIRPGDSSALHLPRV from the coding sequence ATGACACCAGTAGTAGCAGTCAAGCCCAGAGGCAAGCAATTATCGAAATTAGCGCCCGTTAACGCTCAACGGCGGTTAATTCAACTGTGGTTGCACGATAAGCCAGTTTCTACCCAAAAATGTTATTTGCGGTATGCGGCGCAGTTCACCGCATTTTTGGCAGGGGTGTCCAAGGCGATCTGCCACACAACTTTTGAGGATCTGGTGGAATTTTCTGAGTATTTGCATAATCGGGGATTGGCAGCGCCTACGATTACAACTTACATGGCAGCAGTCAAAAGTTTGTTGTCGTTTGCTTACAAGACTGGTTACATCAAGCAAAACCCCGGCGCTGCTATCAAGTTAAAGAAAATTGACCAGCGATTGCATGAGAAAGTTCTGACTCTTACTGATATCGCGCTAATGATTCGGCTGACAGAACGGGCCAAGTATCGTTATCAAGCTCAACAAATTAGGGACTTGTTGATATTGAAATTGCTATATGTGGCAGGTTTGAGGGTGTCGGAGTTGGTAGGGCTGAGGTGGAGAGATTTTACTGTTCGCGATCTTACGGGGCAAATTACTGTTGTGGGAAAAGGTAACAAGTCTCGTCATGTTTTACTGCCAGAATATCTGTGGCAGGAGTTGATGGATTACAGGGGAGATGAGCCAAAAGATTCCTATGTTTTTAAAAGCCGCAAGGGTAAAGGCATCAAGCCACTGCAACGTCAAAATGTTGACCCCATTATTAAGGATGCGGCCGAAAGAGCAGGACTAACAGACAAAGTTAGCTGTCACTGGTTGAGGCACAGCCACGCTACCCACAACGCAGAAAGGGGAACGCCTGTGCCGTTGATTCAGCAAACAATGGGACACGCTGATATTGCTACAACATCAGGTTACATTCACATTCGACCCGGAGATAGTAGCGCTTTGCACCTGCCAAGGGTTTAA
- a CDS encoding GIY-YIG nuclease family protein, with the protein MADPFTIRIFVPNGDPEGVRIIDRMNWTGLGIAFPRDKWLETKSRSEFDRTGVYILVGYEGKEDDELPKLYIGQSDGVRNRIDSHYQNKDFWNWGIVFVSANNGLNRAHVTWLEYALIQRAFQTKRSQLDNGNMPQEPALSESEKADTQGFLKEIMQILPIVGLQAFEFPKAVAIPKASSNDIMGLPTIVQNDTPLPVIVEKDTVIVPAQKEGFERVFLGEDCWYAIRISGGMLQKIKYIAGYQTAPVSAITHYAPIDRIEPYGEEGKYKLIFSEKAKPIGQIPFGNAPKGAMQGIRYTSFTSLQSAKKLADLL; encoded by the coding sequence ATGGCTGATCCGTTTACCATCCGTATATTTGTCCCAAATGGCGATCCTGAAGGTGTCAGAATTATTGACCGAATGAATTGGACGGGGCTGGGGATAGCCTTCCCACGGGATAAATGGCTCGAAACAAAAAGCCGAAGTGAATTCGACCGAACCGGGGTTTATATTCTGGTTGGCTATGAAGGCAAGGAAGATGATGAGCTTCCGAAGCTTTACATAGGGCAATCCGATGGCGTTAGAAATCGTATCGACTCCCATTATCAGAATAAGGATTTTTGGAACTGGGGCATTGTCTTCGTTTCAGCAAACAATGGTCTGAATCGGGCCCATGTCACATGGTTGGAGTATGCTCTTATCCAAAGGGCATTCCAGACAAAACGTAGTCAGCTTGACAATGGCAATATGCCACAGGAGCCAGCCCTTTCAGAATCCGAGAAAGCTGATACTCAGGGGTTTCTTAAAGAAATCATGCAAATTCTGCCAATTGTTGGGCTTCAAGCATTTGAGTTTCCAAAGGCGGTTGCAATACCCAAGGCTTCTAGCAATGACATTATGGGCCTACCTACAATCGTTCAGAACGATACACCACTACCCGTAATAGTGGAGAAGGATACAGTAATCGTACCAGCCCAGAAGGAAGGCTTTGAGAGAGTATTTCTTGGAGAGGATTGTTGGTATGCAATCCGCATTTCTGGAGGAATGCTGCAAAAAATCAAATACATAGCGGGGTATCAAACTGCGCCAGTGTCTGCCATCACCCACTATGCACCGATTGACCGGATTGAACCTTACGGGGAAGAAGGCAAGTATAAGCTAATTTTTTCAGAGAAGGCTAAACCAATAGGCCAAATTCCTTTTGGTAATGCACCAAAAGGCGCGATGCAAGGGATAAGATATACAAGTTTTACAAGTCTTCAATCCGCTAAGAAGTTAGCTGATCTATTGTGA